A part of Marinihelvus fidelis genomic DNA contains:
- a CDS encoding lysophospholipid acyltransferase family protein — MPAPEPARDDAAAKPSFGPEWLDRAVRFAWTAMSFTLFGLGGLAVGIVVFPLLALVVRDKDRRERMTRGIVSQLFRAFIAIMAQVGLTYRVRGAEPGDDGAPVNAPNASGVGTLVVANHPTLIDVVFLLALFPGAVSVVKRAHWFNPFMMATVRMARYIPNHDTTQLLDSAEQRLRQGECLILFPEGTRTVPGQPVRFRRGAALAALRAGADILPIRITCEPLLLHKHSPWYHVPVTRPRWTFEVLDRLPADEFQAMGDSERSRSQALTAELQSRLTGGVK; from the coding sequence ATGCCTGCTCCTGAACCCGCGCGCGACGACGCCGCAGCCAAGCCTTCATTCGGCCCCGAGTGGCTGGATCGCGCGGTGCGTTTCGCGTGGACGGCGATGAGTTTCACGCTGTTCGGCCTGGGTGGCCTGGCGGTCGGCATCGTGGTGTTTCCCCTGCTGGCGCTGGTGGTTCGGGACAAGGATCGGCGTGAGCGCATGACGCGTGGCATTGTGTCACAGCTGTTCCGCGCCTTCATCGCCATCATGGCGCAGGTCGGGCTCACTTACCGGGTGCGTGGCGCCGAGCCGGGTGACGATGGCGCGCCGGTCAATGCGCCCAATGCCAGCGGGGTTGGCACGCTGGTCGTGGCCAATCACCCGACACTGATCGACGTGGTCTTCCTGCTGGCCCTGTTTCCGGGCGCGGTCAGCGTGGTCAAGCGCGCGCACTGGTTCAACCCCTTCATGATGGCCACGGTGCGCATGGCCCGGTATATCCCCAACCACGACACCACGCAGCTGCTGGACTCGGCCGAGCAGCGCCTGCGCCAGGGCGAGTGCCTGATCCTGTTTCCGGAAGGTACGCGGACAGTACCGGGCCAGCCGGTGCGGTTTCGGCGCGGCGCCGCGCTCGCGGCCCTGCGCGCCGGCGCGGATATCCTGCCCATCCGGATCACCTGTGAGCCCTTGTTGCTGCACAAGCATTCGCCCTGGTACCACGTGCCTGTGACGCGGCCGCGATGGACTTTCGAGGTGCTGGACCGGCTACCCGCGGACGAATTCCAGGCGATGGGTGACAGTGAGCGCTCTCGCAGCCAGGCATTGACCGCTGAACTTCAATCCCGCCTCACCGGCGGTGTAAAATAA
- a CDS encoding beta-ketoacyl synthase chain length factor, giving the protein MKARIAGIGAWGPGFNSADTLMAIIDSGEPAVGSDEAAATRPAATVIPPRERRRAPLSVKLAVEAAGQACTAAEVEPAEAACVFVSALGDLDITDYMCRTLASDTPQLSPTKFHNSVHNAPVGYWSISTGNHHAGNAVAAGPDYSLAASLMEAFIQCEVEQRPVLWVTQDIAAPAAYQPLWPVDHACAFALLLLPCADEAATRLERTGQPAEWPPLEHPTLTGLYNDNPSARVLALLQAHQFGEPVDLPLAPGQGLRISLP; this is encoded by the coding sequence ATGAAGGCGCGCATCGCCGGCATCGGCGCCTGGGGGCCGGGCTTCAACAGCGCCGACACGCTGATGGCGATCATCGACAGCGGCGAGCCCGCCGTGGGGAGCGATGAAGCCGCGGCGACACGGCCCGCTGCGACGGTGATCCCGCCGCGTGAGCGCAGACGCGCGCCGCTGTCGGTCAAGCTGGCCGTGGAGGCCGCCGGCCAGGCCTGCACCGCCGCCGAAGTGGAGCCTGCGGAAGCCGCCTGCGTGTTCGTCTCGGCCCTGGGCGACCTCGACATCACCGATTACATGTGCCGGACCCTGGCCAGCGACACGCCACAGCTCTCGCCAACGAAATTCCACAACTCGGTACACAATGCCCCGGTGGGCTACTGGTCCATCAGCACCGGCAACCACCACGCCGGCAACGCCGTGGCGGCCGGGCCGGATTACAGCCTGGCGGCATCGTTGATGGAGGCCTTTATCCAGTGCGAGGTCGAGCAGCGCCCGGTGCTGTGGGTCACCCAGGATATCGCCGCGCCCGCGGCCTACCAGCCGCTGTGGCCGGTCGACCACGCCTGCGCCTTCGCGCTGCTGCTGTTGCCGTGCGCGGACGAAGCGGCGACCCGCCTTGAACGCACCGGTCAACCGGCGGAATGGCCGCCGCTGGAACACCCGACACTCACAGGGTTGTACAACGACAACCCGTCGGCCCGGGTCCTGGCCCTGCTCCAGGCGCACCAGTTTGGCGAGCCCGTCGACCTTCCGCTGGCTCCCGGACAGGGCCTGAGGATATCGCTGCCATGA
- a CDS encoding beta-ketoacyl-ACP synthase, producing MMQTCAINGWTLTSALGAGLATLGPALAARESGLRRNDFPGSGIDTWIGRVDGLDDGEALPERWRSRNNALAELGLAQDDFIGRVRDTRDRLGADRLGVIIGTSTSSIGRTEAAYRAMDNDRWPAEYLQPDVHQPHSPGLYVAHRLGITGPALTISTACASSAKVFASGWRWLQSGVVDAVVVGGVDSLCHSVLGGFSSLELTSTQPCRPFDTRRDGISLGEAAGFALLTRPQDAPASAPWLAGYGETSDAFHMSQPPENGAGAEAAMRAAIGRAGLDAAEIGYANLHGTASQANDIAESRALSRVFGEPVPVSSTKGWTGHTLGAAGIVEAVIALQALVTGLLPGTLNLSEPDPGLAFPILQDNLEASIGAALSNSFGFGGNNCSLVFRRRLSGAEA from the coding sequence ATGATGCAAACCTGCGCGATCAACGGCTGGACCCTGACATCGGCACTGGGCGCCGGGCTGGCGACCCTGGGGCCCGCACTGGCAGCGCGTGAGTCCGGCCTCAGGCGCAATGATTTTCCCGGCTCGGGCATCGATACCTGGATCGGCCGGGTCGATGGCCTTGACGATGGCGAGGCGCTGCCGGAGCGCTGGCGCAGCCGCAACAACGCGCTGGCCGAGCTGGGGCTGGCCCAGGACGACTTTATCGGCCGGGTGCGGGATACCCGCGACCGACTGGGCGCCGACCGGCTGGGCGTGATCATCGGCACCAGCACCTCCAGCATCGGCCGCACCGAGGCCGCCTACCGCGCCATGGATAACGATCGCTGGCCCGCCGAGTACCTGCAGCCGGACGTGCACCAGCCGCACTCGCCCGGCCTGTATGTCGCGCACCGGCTGGGCATCACCGGCCCGGCTCTGACCATCAGCACCGCCTGCGCGTCCAGCGCCAAGGTGTTTGCCAGCGGCTGGCGCTGGCTGCAATCGGGTGTCGTCGATGCCGTGGTGGTGGGCGGCGTGGACTCGCTGTGCCACAGCGTGCTGGGTGGCTTCAGCTCGCTGGAGCTGACGTCCACCCAGCCCTGTCGACCGTTCGATACGCGCCGCGACGGTATCAGCCTGGGCGAGGCCGCCGGCTTCGCCCTGCTGACCCGGCCGCAGGACGCCCCGGCCAGCGCGCCGTGGCTGGCCGGCTACGGCGAGACTTCCGACGCTTTCCACATGTCGCAGCCGCCTGAAAACGGCGCCGGCGCTGAAGCTGCCATGCGCGCGGCGATCGGCCGCGCCGGGCTTGATGCCGCCGAGATCGGCTACGCGAACCTGCATGGCACCGCCAGCCAGGCCAATGACATCGCGGAGTCCCGCGCGTTGTCCCGCGTATTCGGCGAGCCGGTGCCAGTGTCGTCGACCAAGGGGTGGACCGGGCATACCCTGGGCGCGGCCGGCATTGTAGAGGCCGTGATCGCCCTTCAGGCCCTGGTCACCGGGCTGCTTCCGGGCACCCTGAACCTGTCGGAACCCGACCCGGGCCTGGCGTTCCCGATCCTGCAGGACAACCTGGAGGCATCGATCGGGGCCGCGCTCAGCAACTCCTTTGGTTTCGGCGGTAACAACTGCAGCCTGGTGTTCCGGCGCCGCCTCAGCGGGGCCGAAGCATGA